From Deltaproteobacteria bacterium HGW-Deltaproteobacteria-18, the proteins below share one genomic window:
- a CDS encoding peptidase M48 Ste24p: MTSIFDDRAYRGTLNRRDFIKLAALATVSTAVAGCAANPVTGQSQLMLMGEGEEIQIDKVNAPHQFSADYGVSQDAALNGYVGGVGARLARVTHRSHMPYRFNVVNATYVNAYAFPGGSIAITRGILAELDNEAELAGLIGHELGHVNARHTAARMSKSKILGALVGGASLIAGSASQSLGNLAGTVGGLGASLFLAKYSREDERQADDLGMEYMVGAGYSPQGMVGLMDVLRSMGRSQPSAIEAMFSSHPMSTERYDTAVARARTRFGGSQNLPVYRERYMDSTARLRKLAPMFKRFQEGDKAMGAREYAVAQGLYSDGLKLSPNDYAGLVMMSKCLIAQKKGKAAADYADRARRVYPTEAQAQHLHGVASILDKDYASALADFSSYERLLPGNPTTVFMKGFSYEGMKNKQSAAQEYHRYLKVVTQGEMAQHAYSRLKTWGYL, encoded by the coding sequence CAAGCTTGCCGCCCTGGCCACCGTGTCCACGGCCGTGGCGGGCTGCGCGGCAAACCCCGTGACCGGGCAAAGCCAGCTCATGCTCATGGGAGAGGGCGAGGAAATCCAGATCGACAAGGTCAACGCGCCTCACCAGTTTTCAGCCGACTACGGCGTGAGTCAGGATGCAGCCCTGAACGGTTATGTCGGCGGCGTGGGGGCCCGTCTGGCTCGGGTCACGCATCGCTCGCACATGCCCTACAGGTTCAACGTGGTGAACGCGACCTACGTCAACGCCTATGCCTTTCCCGGAGGAAGCATCGCCATTACGCGTGGCATCCTGGCCGAACTGGACAACGAAGCCGAGCTGGCCGGTCTGATCGGCCATGAACTCGGGCACGTCAACGCAAGGCATACGGCGGCACGCATGTCCAAGAGCAAGATTCTCGGCGCGTTGGTCGGTGGCGCTTCGCTCATCGCGGGGTCGGCCAGCCAGAGTCTTGGCAATCTGGCCGGGACCGTGGGCGGCCTCGGCGCAAGTCTTTTTCTGGCCAAGTACAGCCGCGAGGATGAGCGGCAGGCCGACGATCTGGGCATGGAATACATGGTCGGGGCCGGGTATTCTCCCCAGGGCATGGTCGGGCTCATGGACGTGCTGCGCTCCATGGGCAGGAGCCAGCCCAGCGCCATAGAAGCCATGTTCTCGTCGCACCCCATGAGCACCGAGCGCTACGACACCGCCGTGGCCCGCGCGCGCACCCGTTTCGGGGGGAGCCAGAATCTTCCGGTCTACAGGGAGCGTTACATGGATTCCACGGCCCGGCTGCGCAAGCTCGCCCCCATGTTCAAGCGCTTTCAGGAAGGCGACAAGGCCATGGGCGCCAGGGAATATGCCGTCGCACAAGGGTTGTACAGCGACGGGCTCAAGCTTTCTCCAAATGACTACGCGGGCCTTGTCATGATGTCCAAGTGCCTGATTGCCCAAAAAAAGGGAAAAGCCGCGGCGGATTATGCGGACAGGGCGAGACGGGTCTATCCCACCGAGGCTCAAGCCCAGCACCTGCATGGTGTGGCCTCAATCTTGGACAAGGATTACGCAAGCGCCCTGGCGGATTTTTCATCCTATGAGCGGCTCCTGCCCGGCAATCCGACGACGGTTTTCATGAAGGGATTTTCTTACGAGGGCATGAAGAACAAACAAAGTGCCGCCCAGGAATACCATCGCTACCTGAAGGTAGTGACCCAGGGCGAAATGGCCCAGCACGCCTATTCCAGGCTCAAGACCTGGGGATACCTGTAA